GCTGCATTTTTACAAAAGGTTAAACAGTATTTAGAAAAGCCAATAACCATGCTTTTATAGAAAGAAGGGAATTATTTGGCATCGATCGCAATTATTGGCGGTGGTCCTTCTGGATATGTGGCTGCAATTACTGCAGCCCAGCAGGGATATGACGTGACAATTATTGACCAAGGTCCACTTGGTGGTACGTGCTTAAATGAAGGGTGTATGCCAACTAAATCACTCTTAGAGAGTGCAGGAATGTTCAGCCAGCTTAACCATGCCAGTGAGTTTGGTATTCGTTTACCATCTGGTCGAATAGAAATTGATTGGAACATCGTCCAGCATCGTAAAAATAGGATTGTTTCGACCCTAGTTCAAGGGATTCACTATTTAATGAGGAAAAATAAAGTTAAAGTAGTAAAAGGAGAGGCAACTTTCATAACGAGTCATGTTATAAGGGTTAAGAATGATGGAAAAGAAGAAGAGATAACAGCAGACAAAGTAATCATTGCAACAGGCTCAGAACCTGTCCAATTGCCATTTGCTCCGTTTGATGGCAATTGGGTCATTCATAGTGGTCAAGCGATGTCGCTTCAATCGATCCCGACCTCTTTACTAATTATCGGTGGAGGTGTGATAGGGTGCGAGTTTGCTAGTATTTTTAGCAGACTAGGAACTAAAGTAACCATCGTCGAGATGACGGATCAGCTGCTACCAGGTGAAGATGAAGATGTAGCAGCAATCTTACATAAGCAGTTTGAAAACGATGGTGTAACGATTTATCCTTCCACCGCGTTAAAAGATTTGGATTCAGTTCAAAAGAAAGTGATTTTTGAAAATGATAAAGGCTTGCATGAGGAACAAGCAGATTTAGTCCTCATTTCGATTGGTCGTAAGCCAAGAGTGAACAACTTGGGTCTTGAGAATGCAGGGGTTGATTTTTCTAGACAAGGAATTCGAGTTAATAATCAAATGCAAACGAACATTCCTACTATATATGCATGTGGAGATGTAGTCGGTGGTATTCAGCTTGCCCATGTAGCCTTCCATGAAGGAACAGTGGCAGCTTTAAATGCTTGCGGGATCGATACTCAGGTAAATTATCGTGCTGTTCCACGCTGTATTTATACGTCGCCTGAAATCGCCGGCGTAGGTTTGACGGAAAAGCAAGCAAGAGAGCAATTTACTGATATCAGGATAGGTGAATTTCCATTTTCCGCAAATGGGAAGGCGCTGATTGCTAATGAACGGAACGGAAAAGTAAAGGTGATAATTGAACCGGAATTTGGGGAAATCCTGGGCGTTTCCATTGTCGGGCACCATGCTACAGAATTGATTGGCCAAGGAACTGTCATGCTTCATGCTGAGTTAACAATGGACGTAATGGATCATTTTATTGCTGCACATCCGAGCCTGTCAGAAGCAGTCCATGAAGCATTGTTAAGTGCAATTGGTCATGCTGTCCATGTTTAAAAAAGGAAGAATAAATTATTTTGTCAAACTTCGCGTTACCTGCGCGAAGTTTATTTTTTGAATTTTGTTAAAAATCACAATTGTGTATTGAAAGCGCATTCATAATTTTATATAATTGATAAAAATTCTCTTTTTGAAAAATTACTTCCTAACATTCTTATTTCTTTCATAGGATAAACAAAACAAGTAATCTATCTCGAATCAATATGTAAAATTTCGCCATGATTAGAGGGGGGTCCATGAATTCTACCATTTATTTAGATACTTGGAAGCGTTTTGTCAAAGAAGATGTTCTTGATACATCACGGTTGAACAAACGAATTTTGGAATCCTGGTACCGCTGCAAAAAAGAAAGTGTAAACCCATAT
The Neobacillus sp. PS3-40 genome window above contains:
- the lpdA gene encoding dihydrolipoyl dehydrogenase encodes the protein MASIAIIGGGPSGYVAAITAAQQGYDVTIIDQGPLGGTCLNEGCMPTKSLLESAGMFSQLNHASEFGIRLPSGRIEIDWNIVQHRKNRIVSTLVQGIHYLMRKNKVKVVKGEATFITSHVIRVKNDGKEEEITADKVIIATGSEPVQLPFAPFDGNWVIHSGQAMSLQSIPTSLLIIGGGVIGCEFASIFSRLGTKVTIVEMTDQLLPGEDEDVAAILHKQFENDGVTIYPSTALKDLDSVQKKVIFENDKGLHEEQADLVLISIGRKPRVNNLGLENAGVDFSRQGIRVNNQMQTNIPTIYACGDVVGGIQLAHVAFHEGTVAALNACGIDTQVNYRAVPRCIYTSPEIAGVGLTEKQAREQFTDIRIGEFPFSANGKALIANERNGKVKVIIEPEFGEILGVSIVGHHATELIGQGTVMLHAELTMDVMDHFIAAHPSLSEAVHEALLSAIGHAVHV